One genomic region from Oryzias melastigma strain HK-1 linkage group LG19, ASM292280v2, whole genome shotgun sequence encodes:
- the becn1 gene encoding beclin-1, producing the protein MEGSKSSTTMQVSFVCQRCYQPLKLDKSFNVLDRVTILELTAPLVTVTPSKQADSSEGEPAPEETFVENKQDGVSRKYIPPARMMSTESANSFTLIGDASDGGTMENLSRRLKVTSDLFDIMSGQTDVDHPLCEECTDTLLDHLDTQLNITENECQNYKQCLELLSNLQAEDEKTLLSELQQLKDEEATLVQELEAVEEQRAAVAQDLTQSRIQSQQLDTEELQYQKEYSEFKRQQLELDDELKSVDNQMRYCQIQLDRLKKTNVFNATFHIWHSGQFGTINNFRLGRLPSVPVEWNEINAAWGQTVLLLHALANKMGLCFQRYRLVPYGNHSYLESLTDKSKELPLYCSGGLRFFWDNKFDHAMVAFLDCVQQFKEEVEKGDTGFCLPYRMDVEKGKIEDTGGSGGSYSIKTQFNSEEQWTKALKFMLTNLKWGLAWVTSQFYNK; encoded by the exons ATGGAGGGCTCCAAGTCGAGCACAACCATGCAGGTGAGCTTCGTGTGTCAGCGATGCTACCAGCCGCTGAAACTGGACAAGTCCTTCAATGTACTCGACCGAGTCACCATCCTCGAGCTCACGG CGCCGTTGGTCACGGTGACACCCAGCAAGCAGGCTGACAGCAGCGAGGGAGAACCAGCACCAGAG gaaaCTTTTGTAGAAAACAAGCAGGATGGAGTGTCAAGAAAATACATCCCTCCTGCGAG GATGATGTCAACAGAAAGCGCCAACAGTTTCACACTGATTGGAGACGCTTCAGATGGCGGCACCATGGAAAACCTGAGCCGAAGACTTAAG GTTACCAGTGATCTGTTTGACATCATGTCTGGTCAGACTGATGTGGATCACCCTCTGTGTGAGGAATGCACGGACACTCTGTTGGATCACCTGGACACACAGCTCAACATTACAGAGAACGAGTGCCAGAATTACAA GCAGTGTCTGGAGCTGCTGTCAAACCTCCAGGCAGAAGACGAGAAGACGCTCctctcagagctgcagcagctgaaagacGAGGAGGCCACTCTGGTCCAGGAGCTGGAGGCTGTGGAGGAGCAGAGAGCTGCCGTGGCTCAGGACTTAACCCAAAGCAGGATCCAGTCCCAGCAACTGGACACGGAGGAGCTACA GTACCAAAAAGAATACAGCGAGTTCAAACGACAGCAGCTAGAGCTGGACGACGAGCTGAAGAGCGTCGACAACCAGATGCGATACTGTCAGATCCAGCTGGACCGACTGAAGAAGACCAACGtttttaatgcaacatttcACATCTG gCACAGCGGCCAGTTTGGTACCATCAACAACTTCCGACTGGGTCGACTTCCCAGCGTTCCCGTGGAGTGGAACGAGATCAACGCGGCGTGGGGGCAGACGGTGCTTCTGCTGCATGCTCTGGCCAACAAAATGGGGCTGTGTTTTCAAAG ATACCGGCTTGTTCCATATGGAAATCACTCCTACTTAGAGTCACTAACAGACAAATCAaag GAACTTCCCCTGTACTGCTCCGGAGGTCTGAGGTTCTTCTGGGACAATAAATTTGATCACGCCATGGTGGCCTTCCTGGATTGTGTCCAGCAGTTCAAAGAAGAGGTGGAAAAGGGCGACACCGGTTTCTGCCTCCCGTATAG GATGGACGTTGAGAAAGGAAAGATAGAGGACACGGGAGGCAGCGGCGGCTCCTACTCCATCAAAACCCAGTTCAACTCTGAGGAGCAGTGGACCAAGGCCCTCAAGTTTATGCTTACCAATCTGAAATGGGGCCTGGCCTGGGTCACCTCTCAGTTctacaacaaataa